Proteins from a genomic interval of Quercus lobata isolate SW786 chromosome 11, ValleyOak3.0 Primary Assembly, whole genome shotgun sequence:
- the LOC115967482 gene encoding cyclin-D2-1-like yields MSHSRSSTSATNLYCAEDADSVVSWEAGNNDDDDDDTWISSNHRPSSSSDDGFDIARVFESEPHHMPRPDYLSRCRDRSIDVTARQDSINWILKVHAYYHFRPVTAFLSVNYLDRFLSSHSVSQQQPNGWPSQLLSVACLSLAAKLEEPDVPLILDLQVSDAKYVFEPKTVQRMELRVLSFLNWRLRSVTPFDFLPHFISNLPSTSKPHSFNRVFSASSDLILSTTRVIDFLGYAPSTIAAAAVLCASGEAGSSDCPVVFDKRVNKEMVRSCHQLMEEYLIDTCPLARLKERRAEQAPPPSPVGVLDAAACGSCDTRSENPSSTGLVEAEAEAEAEAEPPIKRLRSSTPDVQNR; encoded by the exons ATGTCTCACTCTCGCTCCTCCACTTCTGCTACTAACTTGTACTGCGCCGAGGACGCAGACAGCGTCGTATCATGGGAAGCTGGTAAtaacgacgacgacgacgacgacacGTGGATCTCATCCAATCACCgtccctcctcctcctccgaTGATGGTTTCGATATTGCCAGAGTCTTCGAGTCGGAGCCCCACCACATGCCCCGCCCGGATTACCTCTCACGCTGTCGTGACCGCTCCATCGACGTCACCGCTCGCCAAGACTCCATCAACTGGATCTTAAAG GTGCACGCTTATTATCACTTCAGACCCGTAACGGCGTTTCTGTCTGTGAACTACTTAGACCGTTTCCTCTCATCGCATTCTGTATCG CAGCAACAACCAAATGGGTGGCCATCTCAGCTGCTTTCGGTGGCATGTTTGTCATTAGCGGCCAAATTGGAAGAGCCCGATGTGCCACTCATATTAGACCTACAAGTATCGGACGCCAAGTACGTGTTCGAACCCAAAACGGTTCAGAGAATGGAGCTCCGAGTCCTGTCATTTCTCAATTGGAGATTACGCTCCGTCACTCCCTTCGATTTCCTCCCCCATTTCATCTCCAACCTCCCTTCCACTTCTAAACCCCACTCCTTCAATCGGGTCTTCTCCGCTTCTTCGGATCTCATTCTCAGCACCACCCGAG TTATAGATTTTTTGGGTTATGCACCATCGACAATAGCAGCAGCGGCTGTGCTTTGCGCTAGCGGTGAAGCTGGTTCATCTGATTGTCCGGTGGTTTTTGATAAGAGAGTAAACAAA GAAATGGTGAGAAGCTGTCACCAACTGATGGAGGAGTATCTGATCGACACGTGTCCTTTAGCTCGCCTTAAAGAGCGGAGAGCAGAGCAGGCGCCGCCTCCAAGCCCAGTTGGCGTGCTCGACGCTGCAGCTTGTGGTAGCTGCGACACGCGTTCCGAGAACCCCAGCTCAACTGGCTTAGTCGAAGCCGAAGCCGAAGCCGAAGCCGAAGCCGAGCCGCCAATCAAAAGGCTACGATCCTCTACCCCGGATGTACAGAATCGGTAG
- the LOC115967332 gene encoding nucleobase-ascorbate transporter 4 — protein sequence MAVGGGGGGGGGGGGNEFQPHPVKEQLPGIDFCVSSSPNWPEAILVGFQHYLVVIGSIVIISTIIVPLMGGGNAEKAEVISTFLFVAGINTLLQTVFGTRLPVVTGPSYAFLIPIISIALSRRFSDNVDPHERFKQIMRAVQGALIVSSFFQMIVGFFGFWRIFARFLSPLAAVPFVTLTGLGLFIHGFPQLAKCIEVGLPELIILIVLSQYIPSVLKSNKVIFVRFAVVLSVVIVWVYAEILTVAGAYNRRSVKTQLSCRTDRSGLIGAASWIRVPYPFQWGRPTFNAGDAFAMMASGFVAIVESTGTYIVAARYGSATHVPPSVLSRGIGWQGIGTFLDGIFGAGTGSTASVENAGLLGLTRIGSRRVVQIAAVFMIFFSVLGKFGAVIASIPLPIVAALYCVLFAYVVSAGLAFLQFCNLNSFRTKFILGFSLFMGLSVPQYFNEYLLIAGQGPVHTRSIWFNDFVQVIFSSPATVAAIVAFLLDCTLSRSHDSTRRDSGRHWWEKFRFFNQDTRSEEFYALPWKLNRFFPSF from the exons ATGGCtgtaggaggaggaggaggtggaggtggaggtggaggtggcaATGAGTTTCAACCACACCCGGTGAAGGAACAGCTTCCCGGCATCGACTTCTGTGTCTCTAGTTCTCCCAATTGGC CTGAGGCCATACTTGTGGGATTCCAGCACTACCTGGTGGTAATTGGAAGCATTGTTATCATCTCAACCATTATTGTTCCTCTAATGGGTGGTGGCAAT GCGGAGAAGGCTGAGGTGATAAGCACTTTCCTCTTTGTTGCTGGAATCAACACATTGTTGCAAACAGTTTTTGGGACTCGGCTACCGGTGGTAACGGGGCCTTCATATGCTTTTCTTATTCCAATCATTTCCATTGCCTTGTCGAGGAGGTTCAGTGATAATGTAGATCCCCATGAG AGGTTTAAACAAATCATGAGGGCCGTACAAGGAGCACTTATTGTATCATCTTTCTTCCAAATGATTGTTGGATTTTTTGGTTTCTGGAGAATCTTTGCAAG GTTTCTCAGTCCTCTTGCTGCAGTTCCTTTTGTAACTCTCACTGGACTTGGCCTTTTCATACATGGTTTCCCACAG TTGGCGAAATGCATTGAAGTTGGACTCCCAGAATTGATTATTCTGATTGTTTTATCTCAG TATATTCCTTCTGTGCTAAAATCGAACAAAGTCATATTTGTTCGATTTGCTGTTGTACTCTCAGTCGTGATTGTATGGGTATATGCAGAAATTTTGACTGTAGCTGGTGCATATAACCGTCGATCTGTAAAAACTCAATTAAGTTGCCGCACAGATCGTTCTGGGCTCATTGGTGCTGCCTCTTG GATTAGAGTTCCATATCCGTTTCAATGGGGACGTCCTACATTTAATGCTGGAGATGCTTTTGCAATGATGGCTTCTGGTTTTGTTGCTATTGTTGAG TCCACGGGTACGTATATTGTAGCAGCAAGATATGGGAGTGCCACTCATGTGCCTCCTTCTGTACTCAGCCGTGGTATTGGCTGGCAG GGAATAGGCACTTTTCTGGATGGAATTTTTGGTGCAGGAACTGGCTCCACTGCATCAgt TGAAAATGCAGGTCTGTTAGGATTAACACGGATTGGAAGTAGAAGAGTCGTTCAAATAGCAGCAGtatttatgattttcttttctgttttag GAAAATTCGGGGCTGTCATTGCTTCTATACCATTACCAATTGTGGCGGCATTGTACTGTGTTCTCTTTGCCTACGTAG TTTCAGCTGGCCTTGCTTTTCTTCAATTCTGCAACCTGAATAGCTTCCGGACAAAATTCATTCTAGGCTTTTCCCTCTTCATGGGTCTTAGTGTGCCTCAATATTTCAACGAATACCTTTTGATAGCCGGTCAGGGACCTGTCCACACTCGTTCTATATGG TTCAACGACTTTGTGCAAGTGATTTTCTCTTCCCCAGCAACAGTGGCTGCTATAGTTGCTTTTCTTTTGGACTGCACTTTGAGCCGTAGCCACGACTCAACCCGTCGAGATAGTGGGAGGCATTGGTGGGAGAAATTCAGATTCTTTAACCAGGATACTAGGAGTGAGGAGTTCTATGCATTGCCTTGGAAGCTTAATAGGTTCTTCCCTTCATTCTGA